Proteins encoded by one window of Lactobacillus sp. ESL0684:
- a CDS encoding MupG family TIM beta-alpha barrel fold protein — translation MLGFSMYLGRDLTAQDYNYLLAMHNAGFATVFTSLQIPEDDAGVVLTRLGELTKWCKNLDIDIVADVSQEGLARMGLSLENFEQIQQLNLTGLRIDDGVDASLIAKLSRSMPIALNASTITSSEITALREHGADFDHLQAWHNYYPRPESGLDANWFKQKNAWLHKQNLQTMGFIGGDSTKRGPIYAGLPTLEKQRGENPLAAMLELQQLNCDHVFVGDAALSSEAIASFTDYLKNDTLTLHLAKELPELSSQVWHNRPDVARDVVRLVEGRKRQSFDVTPQSESLPRPIGTITCDNSRYLRYQGELQITKKDLPADERVNVLGRVVTADLPILAQIDAGRRLTFKVAKN, via the coding sequence ATGCTAGGTTTTTCAATGTATCTGGGACGTGATTTAACGGCTCAAGATTATAATTACTTATTGGCGATGCATAATGCTGGCTTTGCGACTGTTTTTACATCGCTGCAAATACCAGAAGATGATGCAGGCGTCGTTTTGACTCGTTTGGGTGAATTGACTAAATGGTGCAAAAATTTGGATATCGATATCGTTGCCGATGTGTCACAGGAGGGTTTGGCACGAATGGGGCTTAGCCTTGAAAACTTTGAGCAAATTCAGCAATTGAATTTGACTGGATTACGAATCGATGATGGAGTTGATGCCAGCCTAATTGCTAAGCTGTCTAGATCAATGCCTATCGCCCTTAATGCCAGCACTATCACATCTAGCGAGATTACTGCGTTGCGTGAACATGGAGCAGATTTTGATCATTTGCAAGCTTGGCACAATTATTATCCACGCCCTGAAAGTGGTCTTGATGCTAATTGGTTTAAGCAAAAAAACGCTTGGCTGCATAAGCAAAACTTGCAAACTATGGGCTTTATCGGTGGAGATAGCACTAAACGTGGTCCAATCTATGCTGGACTACCAACGCTTGAAAAGCAACGTGGTGAAAATCCGCTAGCGGCAATGCTTGAATTGCAACAATTAAATTGTGACCACGTTTTTGTTGGGGATGCAGCCTTGTCGTCAGAAGCAATTGCCAGTTTTACTGATTATCTGAAGAATGATACCTTAACTTTGCATCTAGCAAAAGAGTTGCCTGAACTAAGTAGTCAAGTTTGGCATAATCGTCCAGATGTAGCGCGTGATGTGGTACGCTTGGTTGAAGGTAGAAAGCGGCAGTCCTTTGATGTCACGCCGCAATCGGAATCGCTGCCTCGTCCAATAGGAACGATTACTTGTGATAATAGTCGCTATTTACGCTATCAAGGTGAGTTACAAATTACTAAGAAGGATTTACCAGCTGATGAGCGTGTTAATGTACTTGGTAGAGTGGTAACTGCAGATTTGCCAATTTTGGCGCAGATTGATGCGGGCCGTAGGTTAACCTTTAAGGTTGCTAAAAACTAA
- a CDS encoding MurR/RpiR family transcriptional regulator: MNFENRVEATRRNLTTSEEKIADYILGHPETAVKMSISELAQASKTSAATVSRLVKSLQIDSYTAMKVMISVDLANQTDADADEKLDVTADESFTSICNKLISNEIENINQTKNLLQEDICNAVVDRLLKTKTIYVFGVGASALSAKNIYQKWTRIGYNVVWEEDINVLLAQLSSAKATDTLWLISNSGETPECLYLASYAQEQHIFTITLTMFGSNSLFKLADLALTTSKPIEPDVRVGATNSLTGQFYLIDVIFYLYFSRNYKKSLKAITASRQVVQDYRKSFKFKK; the protein is encoded by the coding sequence ATGAATTTTGAGAATCGAGTTGAAGCAACTCGGAGAAATCTGACAACTTCTGAAGAGAAGATTGCCGATTATATTTTAGGGCACCCTGAAACAGCAGTTAAGATGAGTATTAGTGAATTGGCGCAGGCTTCTAAGACAAGTGCGGCAACAGTTTCAAGACTAGTTAAGAGTCTGCAAATAGATTCTTATACTGCAATGAAAGTGATGATTTCGGTTGACCTAGCTAATCAGACTGATGCTGATGCTGATGAAAAACTTGATGTCACTGCTGATGAGTCCTTTACTTCGATTTGTAATAAGTTGATTAGTAATGAAATTGAAAATATTAATCAAACTAAAAACTTACTTCAAGAAGATATATGTAATGCGGTGGTTGATCGTTTACTAAAGACCAAGACAATTTATGTTTTTGGTGTTGGCGCGTCAGCTCTTTCTGCTAAGAATATTTATCAGAAGTGGACCAGAATTGGTTACAACGTTGTTTGGGAAGAGGACATCAATGTTTTGCTAGCACAGCTTAGCAGTGCCAAGGCAACCGATACTTTGTGGCTCATTTCTAATTCTGGAGAAACACCGGAATGCTTATACCTAGCTAGTTATGCTCAAGAGCAACATATCTTTACAATTACGTTGACAATGTTTGGTTCCAATAGCCTGTTTAAGCTAGCGGATTTAGCATTGACTACCTCTAAGCCAATTGAGCCAGATGTGCGTGTGGGAGCAACGAATTCTTTGACGGGTCAGTTTTATTTAATTGATGTTATTTTTTATCTTTATTTTAGCCGTAATTATAAGAAAAGTCTCAAGGCTATTACTGCTTCACGGCAGGTAGTCCAAGACTATCGGAAGAGTTTTAAATTTAAAAAATAA
- a CDS encoding glucose PTS transporter subunit IIA — MSADKYSTMGEEIYAQIGGVANVKSLYHCMTRIRIAIRDNDQVNLAGLKQIDGVLGVVEGDTLEIVLGPGVNTKVAASMVAKAGVKENDPFPEQANSYAADKNAVTQKADEVHAAHKASLKKTWWRTALQHISAVFVPLIPAFVGAGLISGVAGILKNMLTAKMLPASWTLGITVLSVIASGLFSYLNIFVGINAAKEFGATPGLGGIIGGIVFLPGVVAPITIPNIFNGQPLAAGQGGIIGVLLSVWLLSYVEKFFHKHIADSIDIIFTPFLTLLIMGLFTIFIVMPIAGWVSNSLVGGINWVLQVGGPVSGFVLGVAFLPMVMFGLHQILTPIHLQMIQKMGYTPLLPMLAMAGAGQVGTAIALWIKCRKNKELTKLIKGALPVGILGVGEPLIYGVSLPLGRPFITACIGGGIGGAVIGAFGNVGSIAIGTSGLALIPLIADHKWLQYCIGLLAAYIGGFIVTYLWGVPKSAMVAKNEDGSLVEDAKPESVVAPTAVPEPSTATTKSVAVNLVSPVSGQLEDLSSVNDDVFAQKMVGDGFAVVPDSGTIVAPVAGTIVAVMETKHAITMKSEQGNLEMLLHFGIDTVDLKGAPFDIKVKAGQTVERGQELAQMDLQAVKAAGKDTVIMTMVTNMDQVKQMSPITPAAVKSDQNIMTVTTK, encoded by the coding sequence ATGAGTGCTGATAAATATAGTACGATGGGCGAAGAAATTTACGCTCAAATTGGCGGCGTTGCCAATGTTAAGTCCTTGTATCATTGTATGACCCGAATTCGAATTGCGATTCGCGATAATGATCAAGTTAATCTTGCTGGACTCAAGCAGATTGACGGTGTACTTGGAGTGGTCGAAGGCGATACTCTAGAGATTGTGCTTGGGCCAGGGGTTAATACTAAGGTTGCGGCCAGTATGGTAGCAAAGGCTGGCGTAAAGGAAAATGATCCTTTCCCAGAACAGGCTAACTCATATGCTGCTGATAAAAATGCAGTTACGCAAAAAGCTGATGAGGTTCATGCTGCGCACAAGGCAAGTCTGAAGAAGACTTGGTGGCGGACGGCTTTACAACACATTTCGGCTGTTTTTGTACCGTTAATTCCAGCTTTTGTTGGTGCCGGACTTATTTCTGGTGTGGCAGGTATCTTGAAAAACATGCTAACTGCTAAAATGTTGCCAGCAAGTTGGACATTAGGCATAACTGTTCTTAGTGTAATTGCTAGTGGATTATTTAGCTATCTTAATATCTTTGTTGGGATCAATGCTGCCAAAGAATTTGGTGCAACTCCCGGACTTGGTGGGATTATTGGTGGAATTGTCTTCTTACCAGGTGTAGTAGCACCAATCACTATTCCCAACATTTTCAATGGTCAGCCGCTAGCAGCTGGTCAAGGAGGAATTATTGGGGTATTACTCTCAGTTTGGCTGTTGTCTTATGTGGAGAAGTTTTTCCATAAACATATCGCTGATTCGATAGATATTATCTTTACACCGTTTTTGACTTTGTTAATTATGGGATTGTTCACTATTTTCATTGTGATGCCAATTGCCGGTTGGGTATCTAATTCACTAGTTGGTGGTATTAATTGGGTTCTGCAAGTTGGTGGTCCAGTTTCAGGTTTTGTTTTAGGTGTAGCTTTCTTACCAATGGTAATGTTTGGTTTACATCAAATCTTGACGCCAATTCACTTACAAATGATTCAAAAAATGGGTTATACACCTTTGTTACCAATGTTAGCAATGGCTGGTGCTGGTCAAGTCGGTACAGCTATAGCTCTTTGGATTAAGTGTCGCAAAAATAAGGAATTGACCAAGTTAATCAAAGGTGCTTTACCCGTTGGTATCTTAGGTGTCGGTGAGCCATTAATTTACGGTGTTTCATTGCCACTAGGTCGGCCGTTTATTACTGCTTGTATCGGTGGTGGTATCGGTGGTGCCGTAATTGGTGCATTCGGTAACGTAGGGTCGATTGCGATTGGTACTTCTGGTTTAGCCTTAATCCCATTAATCGCTGATCATAAATGGTTACAATATTGTATTGGACTATTAGCTGCTTATATTGGTGGTTTTATCGTAACTTATCTTTGGGGTGTTCCTAAGTCAGCTATGGTTGCTAAGAATGAAGATGGTTCACTGGTTGAAGATGCCAAGCCTGAATCTGTAGTAGCACCAACAGCTGTGCCTGAACCTTCTACTGCTACAACTAAGAGCGTAGCAGTTAATCTAGTTAGTCCAGTTAGTGGTCAATTAGAAGATTTAAGTTCAGTTAATGATGACGTTTTTGCACAAAAAATGGTTGGTGATGGCTTTGCAGTAGTACCCGATTCAGGTACAATTGTTGCTCCAGTTGCCGGTACAATTGTAGCGGTTATGGAAACTAAGCATGCGATTACTATGAAGTCGGAACAAGGTAATTTGGAAATGTTGTTGCATTTTGGAATTGATACAGTAGATTTGAAGGGTGCACCATTTGATATTAAAGTTAAGGCTGGACAAACAGTTGAACGTGGCCAAGAATTAGCGCAAATGGATCTGCAGGCTGTTAAAGCAGCTGGTAAAGACACAGTAATTATGACCATGGTAACTAATATGGATCAGGTTAAGCAGATGTCACCAATAACACCAGCAGCAGTTAAATCCGACCAAAATATTATGACAGTAACAACTAAGTAG
- the murQ gene encoding N-acetylmuramic acid 6-phosphate etherase, with the protein MEIKNLVTETRNPATTHIDTMSTLEMVKTINREDQKVAEAVATQAEPIAQVIDAAAKLYAAGGRLIYVGAGTSGRLGVLDAAELVPTYGIKSERAIGLIAGGQKAMYHAVEGAEDSAELGQQDLRNLNLTANDTVIGLAASGRTPYVVGCLDYAKEVGALTTSIACVPDSVIGEHADIAIEAVVGPEVVTGSTRMKAGSAQKMILNMISTGIMIRQGKVYENVMIDVQPTNAKLVDRACRIINVATGATKQEALTTLEKTDNNVALAIVMLKTGKAQAEAASLLEANHGNVSQVLQAD; encoded by the coding sequence ATGGAAATCAAAAATTTAGTAACTGAAACACGTAATCCAGCTACCACCCACATTGACACAATGTCAACGCTTGAAATGGTTAAAACGATTAACCGTGAAGATCAAAAAGTCGCTGAGGCGGTAGCAACACAAGCTGAACCAATTGCCCAAGTGATTGATGCAGCTGCTAAACTTTATGCGGCAGGCGGACGCCTTATATACGTAGGTGCTGGAACTAGTGGTCGTCTAGGGGTGCTAGATGCAGCAGAATTAGTGCCAACTTATGGAATTAAATCTGAGCGTGCCATTGGTTTGATTGCTGGTGGACAGAAAGCAATGTATCATGCTGTTGAAGGTGCAGAGGATTCTGCTGAATTAGGTCAGCAGGATTTGCGGAATTTGAACTTAACGGCTAACGATACAGTCATTGGTCTAGCAGCGAGTGGTCGAACACCATATGTAGTCGGCTGCCTTGATTATGCTAAAGAAGTTGGTGCATTAACCACTTCAATTGCTTGTGTACCTGATTCAGTTATTGGTGAACATGCAGATATTGCGATTGAAGCTGTTGTTGGTCCCGAAGTTGTAACTGGATCAACAAGAATGAAAGCCGGTAGTGCTCAGAAAATGATCTTGAATATGATTTCTACTGGAATCATGATTCGGCAAGGTAAGGTGTACGAGAACGTCATGATTGATGTGCAGCCGACTAATGCAAAATTAGTTGATCGTGCATGTCGCATTATTAATGTGGCAACTGGTGCTACTAAACAGGAGGCATTGACCACACTAGAGAAAACTGATAATAATGTTGCTTTAGCTATTGTGATGCTTAAAACAGGTAAGGCTCAAGCAGAAGCAGCTAGCTTATTAGAAGCTAATCATGGTAATGTTAGTCAAGTTTTACAAGCTGATTAG